Part of the Oncorhynchus kisutch isolate 150728-3 linkage group LG2, Okis_V2, whole genome shotgun sequence genome, TGGAACCATCCAGAAGAGTGTGTGTATGGGATCTACCTGCCTCGTCACTGGCTGCCTTGCTGTAGCAGCACGTAAATATTGGAGTTAAAACTACTGCTGAAGCCTCCAGTATTGCTCGTGCTGCTGAAGCAAAGCTGACCGCTCGCTGCGAGTCTGTCTGCATGCATCCCTCACGCGCAGCACGGGAGAACGATGcgcaggagaaggaggggagacacCGAGAGGGACGCAGTGTGTCATCTTTATGACAGGTACAGACATGAGGTTTTAAGTTGCTTTTGTCCATTTGATTTCCATTCTAATTCATTTTACAACTAGGACTGTTGTATTTTATAGTTCATTGCTTTGGAACATGTTCATGCATTTTTATATCCATTTGAACTATCTTTGCACATTAAATGACTTGTTTGCATGATTTAGTTGGCCCGATAATGCTTTACTTTTTTTATGTAAACTCACATGTGCTGCATTTTCTAATAAACGTTTTGAAAGGGTGAACCTTTTATTTTATTCTCATGTTTCAGTCCTTGTGAGTTACCACACACAACTAGGCTACCATCCCTCTGGGCGCAGACGTCAGTCCATGTCTAGTTTTCATTTACATTTGGATGAGTTTTCAACTAATGTGAAATCAACTAAATTAACCATATCATTGGATTTATGTTTTAAAATTTGGTGTGAAAAAAATAAATGCTCTCAACTTGAATCTTTTTGCTAATCCAATTAGCTTTTGGGTGAGGGACGTAGGTTgaaatgtggaaacaatgttgattcaaccagtttttgcccagtcgGATGCTGTTAGTGTCCTTTCACGCCAAACAAACTCATGGGGTTATGCCAATTATCTTCAGAGAAAACCCAACTATTGAAATGATGCAAATAAGTTTCTCAATCTACCATATATTTGATGTCTATAAGGTGTATAACTTGCACCAGCTCTTGTGAAAATGTTCCACATTAGACCTATACCCTTACACTGCTGACTTAAGTTCACAAATCCCTGGAGTATTCTTTTATGCAAGGATAGGTTCCAATCACACAGGCCTATCACCTGTGTAGGCCTAAAGCAAGCCACACTGTTGTCTAATTTGCATCAGTTCAATTTGAATGGTTAGCATATGTGGGCCTTTTCAGAGGGTAAATTGGCTTTTCTGGATTAAATGTTTTATATTCCACACTGATCATGTCAAGATCTGTTTTAATATGTATAGTAATTTAACCCTCATTGAGGCTTTTGGGGGTGGTTGTCTTTTCAGCCAGAGTAAATGACCGTAGCCAAATGGCTAGATGACTGAATCCAATTTGGCCATTGGCCTATACATTTTAGCAAGCTATAGGCTGAAGACTTATAATCTTGTGTACAATTAGCCTAATATTTCTAGCATCTATCATCACTTTGCCAAACACTCGAATGTTACCTGCGAGCTTGTCATACGGCGAGTTTCACACCTTTCTACAGCGGTAAAGTCACCGGTCGTCCTATTTCCAATTGGGACAACCTGAAAAATCTGGGTGGGGCTCATGGGCAAACAGGAAGACTTACCGCAGCGTAGCGGTCGCATATAGGCCCATCATTAGCATAACTTTGATACAGGTCTAAAAAAGGTCCGTAATATTTTTGAGCCCATACGAGTTGCTGTAAGGCCATGCATGATCACACTCACCAAATGTAATCTGCAGAGAGGCTATAACACTTGGTCTATACTTTTGTCAATTGTTATTTAGATAGGCTGATCAAGCATCCAATTTCATGCAGACATTTCACCTATCAGGGAACTTGGCCTAGCCTATTTGAAATGTCCCAAATATGTTTAAAAGCGGATAGTCTACATATTGGTTGTGCCAGCTAACATAGACAAAGGCTTTTATCACTCATGTCCTAAACCCAGTCGCCTGTTATCAAGATGAGCCCAACTACCATCAGTAGTCTAAAATCAGAGGATGAGATTTTCAGTCGAATGTCTTAACCAAACAACACCATCCCTATATTCTAGTGTGTATTTTACTATTGTGAAactttaaatacattttctgatCTCTGGCTTGATTTGGAACCACACATTTTGTGACAAGCAAATGACGCTGAGCGATGCAATGCCATTTGAAGAGAAAAGGGCTTATCAAACTGCCATGGACAGAAACCGAAAGTCATGGTTTTAGCAGTGCATGGGTTATACTTGCATATCTTATTTTTAGGCTAATTGTAACTTACTTTTGATATAAGAAAATAAAGCAATGTGTGTTCCATTTTGTCTCTGGCAAATAGGCCTTAAGCACGTCACACATTGCGCTCTACCATCTCGAAAGTATGCACACGCAGCCCACGAGTTATGCTATATTTTAAATGCTACATATGAAGAAAACAAAATCAATTAAATGCTGAAATAAGACGATCGTTAAATTATTTTTGCAAACTTAATTCACCAGAGGCGATAGCCTAAATTCCTCAGGGGACTTTATTGTAAACAGGCCGTGGGTATAGACTGCTTTACCTGCTTGAAAATAGTCCTATGCATTTATATTTTACTTCCCAAACTTTGTCACTGAAGGTTATTATCGAAAGAATATTATACTTTTTATTTAGGCTATTTTGGGTATTTTCTCTTCAAACTATTTTGAAGAGCACCCATTTCGTTTTATTAATTCCTATGCATAGTCAAATGTATTTTAATAATCTGCCAAATGACGTTTTGCTTTATGTTGTGCAATTACTTAATGTTTAGTTAAAGGGCTATTTAGGCTACGTCTTACAATGCctttgaaatataacatttagtaTTTTTGGGAATCCAAAAGTGTTTGCCAGGCATTCTGTATAATATCTCGTTGCTCATTTGATTTCATCTGGTCAGCTATAGGCTACCAATAATTTGTTAATGTTTTATTCTGGCCATGCATTCACATGTTCCTTCATATGAGACAAATCATTTTACTTTAGAAATTATACAATTCACTAGTCAGATTTATGGAAAGGAATTGTAGGCTATAGCTATTGTAATATATTCTTTAACGCCTGATGTTTATCATAATAGTACTGTAATATAATTTATTTGGTCGATAACGTTTTGGGGTCTAAATATGACTTCAGTGGCTTATTTAATTGCAAAGAGGCCTTTCGGAGCCTCAGTTCTGTTGATTGCGGGCCATAGACCATTAGGGTAGCCCTTTATGCTATTCCCACTGAATATTATTCAATATGTTGAATTTAGTTGGATTTTTAAGCGTTAATAGGAAGTGTTAGAAAAATACGGTAGGCCTACGATAATCATTATATAAGATCGTTATGCATGCTGGCACCAAGTCGTCGTTATGCCATCACCCAATATTTTGGGTGTATTTAGATAAATGCATCGATTGCCAAATTTCATAATATCAGTATATGTATTTATTTGAAGTAGCCTATTAGATATATATTATTTAGTTATTATAGTAAAGAGAAAGACCAACTTTACATTTTCATCCGTTATTTGCCTGGTAACAGTAGGGCTATATATAGCCTAGGCCTATACATGCCGTGACGTTGGTACTGAATTCTGGTCGGTGCTTACATCAGGTTTTTGTTGTGGTCTGATACTGGGATTTCCATCAGGATTTCATTCCTTCAGAAAAAATAAAACCGCACATGTCCAATGGACACGTTCAATGGATGCACTGCCCAATTTTCATTAAAACGTATGGCCCAATGTAGGCCTATATTGTTACTTCTAGACAATGTTGCATATGGGATGGATCTGTTGAGTATAGCCTGTTAAAGTAAGAATTGCTCTTCCGTCATCTACTTCAACATGCATAGACTGCATAACGGGCCAGTCGGCAAACCATGGCCATATGACAATCCGTGGCATTCAATGTTGCGCACACATTGACATTCACTGGGACAGTTGATTAAATAAATGTAATCCCATACATGTTTAATTAGTTGTTCTAAATGGAATTTAAGAATTAGATTTGGCTCATTGCCTTTCaattttgcacaaaaaaaaatgtataggcCCCAATGCATACGGCCAAAAAACAATCGTCATTCTGGTAATAACGTAACCTAGGCCTAAAGGCCAATACATAATGTTTTTGAATAATGCAAATTAAGTTAAGTTTTCTATAGGCCTAGTTATGCAACATTCAACCTTGGCCCCCGTGGAGGTTAAATCGCGCAGTGATGACCGATCCACCGGGAAGACAAACATCAAACGAGCATTTGGACGCCTGTGCGGGTGCATGGTATTTCATGTCACGTGAGCAGTGTGCAGGCGCACCAATTGAAGCTTCACTTATGACCTTGACCGGTAAAGTAGCATACACGTGCGAAAAAAAGTGCCTCCACAATTTGTGAAATCCCCTCAGTCACTCAAAAATAAAGATGAAGGAAAAGACCAAATTTATGTTTTATTAGGCAAAAAACATGAGTCTGGTGACAGGGTATGAGGCATTATGACAACTCAACTGATGGTCAATTAAAGTAAGGCAAAAATAAACGACAGCACTTAAACTCGATGTAAATATTATTCCTATCCTACAATCTAGCCTGTGGAATGTATAGTAAAATAAATATCCTGAGGTGACAGACTGACCTGTGTGATCGATCATATGGCTTGGAGAAGGATGGATGGTGCTCCTGGTCAGAGCTGGTGCTTAACACTCACCAGAATAGCGTTCTCAAATGACAACATTTAATGTACTGCAATAGTGTTTTGATTTAACTTAGTGTTGTTCTACGtttagattatatatatatatatatatatatatatatttatatataaattcacAAAGCATGATACATATGTGCTTCTAAATACTTGAATAGCTTTCTAGTGTTTGCTATAAATCTACTTATAGCATGGACATTGCTTGCTTCAGATCCATGTAGCAAAAATAACACTCGGGAAATCTAAATCAATTTACAACGGCTAAGAAATTCGCTAGTTGTGTTTACAAGGCGGTCAAGAAAATCGGCAGGTGTCTTAAAGAGGTTCGGGATACAGTTCAGAAACGCACCCACCAGGCAACGCAGGCATCCACTACCTCTCCCCAGCACTGCCACGCACCGTGAGCCAgttccagccatccagccagcacTGGCAGGTAGACATGGCCGAGCGAGGAGATTTGGGCTGACACCGCGGTCAGGCTGTCCGGCTGCAGAAGGACCAGGGCGCATAAAAGGCACACAAAAAACACGAGCACTCTCCCCAGCGCTCTGCCGCCGGAATGCGGGGTCGTTGAGCTATACACGCCACTCTCGTGCGGAACGGAGAGCTTGTCCACATCTTTGAGCTTCATCGAGTCCCAGTTTTTGACGTCAAAATTCCTGACCAGGGGACCGACGTCCATGTCTGTCCGGGAGGGCAGCGGAGTTTCCCGGACAACGCGCAACTTCTCCCTGAACTCCTGCATCTGCTCGAGAAAGCAAAGGGGGTCGGTCACATTCCTGAAGGACTCGGCGATGCTGAGAGCGCGCTTCTGCTCCTCCAACGCATCGCTCAATTTATTGATCTCTGGGTCGTAGGCTTGCATCACCACCAACTTCAGCGTCTCAAAATCAGAGAGGATCTCGTTCTTTTTGTGGTCCAGGGCGTTGATCAGTTTGACAAAATATTCGGTTACTTTCTCTGCGTCCCTGGAAACTAACTGGAGCGCCTTTTTCTTACTGGCTTCCAGTGTCTCCAGGCAGGATAGAATATCCGTGCTGTGCCAGCTCTCCACTCCCTGGGACAGCTCCTCAAATGCGGATTTCTCCTGCTCGTACGCGTCTTCCAGGGCACAGAATGTATGTCCTTTATGGTCGTCAGTTGTTGCACAAAATCCACAAATAAGTTTCAAGTCTGTGGCACAGAATATATTAAGCGGTTGACCACTGTGGTGTTTGCACAGGGCCATCCTGGGCAACACTCTGATTTTGTTGTATTTCTCAACGATTCCACGTAACGAGTAGTTGATCTGGAGGCTGTTTATGCCGTTTTGAGGAGTCTCCTTGCGGCAACTGGGGCATTTGAACGGGGGTCTCCAAACAGGTCCTCGGTTGTTCCCCTCCAGAATCCCCTCCAAGCACTTCTTGCAGAAGCTGTGTGAGCACGGCAGAACTCGGGGGTCCTCAAAGAGACAGCAGCAAATTGGGCAAGTCAGGTCCTCCTCTAGAAGCTCCATGGTGTTCTGAAATAAAATACAACCAGGATTGAGTGGCGAATAAATCGAAAATAATAGATCAATACACTATCCGTCAGTTAAACATACCCGTTTGTTTAGCTACAACACCCAACAGCGCAATCATTCACAGGTAGTGATGGTGGAAATGCAGATCACTAGAATTACGCGTGACAACACTTTGGATAAAACGCACAGACTATCCACTCCAGCGACTGGTGTTAAAATTCAGCCACCCTAAAAAAAGGAAAATGAGAGGTGTCGATGTACCCGCGTAAAATATGAAAATAGAAAGCGCAGTGGAACATCATGCCTAGATGTATAGACTATTTGGCTACAGTGAAAAACCTATCGCAACGGTCCCTATTTTTTTTCCTATGTTCAACGACCTAGTTTAGTGTTCACACTAGATGGGTTTTTTTTATGAGACGGGATATCACGCAATCACGACACAGCCGTTTCATCCAACTGGTCTATATATAGATGAGATGGTAACGACTAAGTTCCCACTCACTTTAGATTTGACTTCTGATTTAATGTTAATAGCCTGCTGAAACGTATCCTTAGCAATATAAGCTAAACACAAACTTCCACCAACGATTACCACTCAGTATAAACAAGTTTCAGTCTATAAATTAGATCACACACGAGTATGTCCTATTGGCACGGTATTGAGGATGGTTATGACAGCTTTTGCAAGCGTATAGCAACATGCAActggacaaaaaaaaacacttacCAGCTGCTGAGACGCACAGTGCAACGCAATCATGGCGCTTGTTGCTGTGCAGACTTCGCCCTTTCCGGGAGAAAAAATTAACCATTTCATGACCACAGCACTACACTAGCGAACCTTCCAGCTCCAAATAGCGCGCACTATAGTACGCGCCTGATACAGTGGCGCGCAGAAAGTAAAAACATCTCAGTGATATTAATGGCAGCGTTTTTTTaagtacatatttttttattttaaagaacaAGATGCGTTTTATTTTTCAGTAGGAACAATATAGAGGATCCCTGCAAATTGGAGAGGGGAGGCGGGCTGTTGCTATGCAAAACATTTTTACAGCGTGAAAGATTGTCAACCATTAGGTTCTTAGTCACCCGGCTTTTGATCACTGCCTCTATCGCACCATTTGTATACGTCATTATGAACTTGAAGTAACGTTAATCGATTCTTATGTGTGAAGTTTGAACGTCAGGCAATAGTGCATGTCAATTTGCATTGTAATTTTCATCCCCACTGATACCCAGTGCATGGATACAAAGTAGCCTATTGGAAGTGCTCTCAAAAGACTTGGTGATAGGCTACTGAACTGGCTCCTTTTTTAACTGACGACATGTAGGCCTACCCAGCAACAATATTGGTGCTCATTACAGACATTTGCCCCGTTATTTGATCCCAGATGGAATTCCCACTCTACACACATTTGATCATGCCATGTGTCCCAAGCTTGACACATTGATAACCAATTGCTACTAAGTCACgtgtaaaaaaacattttgacCTTGATTTTCTTCCCTTGTTTCCATGCCATCAGGAGCCGCTGCTTTATAAGCAATGTGATTGGACGCATTGGAAAGAAGCGCATATATGGCTCATGACACTGTGGTATGACTGCCACCAGGTGTCGCTGGTTCATTATGATGGTAGTTTTCTCATGAGCTCCTTCAGCTCTTGTTGACTTCTTCGGCGTGACTATTTCCGGATAATATTTTAGCACAAGAATGGCTGCACTGTTTACGTGTTGTCTGGGATGCTGCGGAGATGGGGGAACGGGGCATATTCCCCTCAAAGAAATGCCTAACGTCCAGTTAGACACGCATCATATGGGTGAGAGGAAATATTTCTGACGGTTCGTTGTTTCAAGTTGTAAATCTTCGAGAGAATGCCGATGGGGTTAACCTAGCTTACTGTTCAGCTGGCTGTTTTTGACAACGCTGTcgtaaataaaatacaaatatagatTGTTTTCTTGTACAGGCACGGATGTGGTCATCGTGAAGAGTGGCCGGAGGATATGTGGCACCGGGGGTTGCCTTGCCAACGCTCCCCTTCACCAAAACAAGAGTTACTTTGAGTTCAAGATCCAGTCCACAGGTAATGATTGAACAGGAGTCCATGTAACGTTAACGTTACTGTCCACCTGCCTGTCTTTGTGTGGGAGATCAAATGGATAAGGAACTATGGGGAATATCCTTTGGTGTGCGCGCATCAGGCAGGGTAGCTTTGGGACGTAACATCGGGAGTTTGTATAATTAATAACAATTCCCCGAGTTGTGATTCACTCTGGTGGCTGGTAACGGGAAATGACCATAACTTTACAATATAGCCGGCATCACCAAAAAAAACGGACTGTCAACAAAATATGTATAATCTCTAGAAACTATACTTACCAGATGTAAAGTGAAATGTGTCCCTCGCTATAAAATGGACGTCTGAATCCAACTTTTGTCCTTAGTGACTTTTCGTAACAGGTTAGGATAAGACAGGTCTACAGCTACAATATGACGATGGTCATGGCTATAATGGATCCATCATGTCATGGCGACTTTGGTCATCGGGTCTAACGGTCATCTTGCGCTGAACTGCGCATGTGCATGCcttcaaatcaaaggcactccttcgatGTAAGTTGTTTTTGAcaaatgaaaacgtgtcagttttTCACGAGGTTTGAGTAATggcatgttcaactacttaagacattttcttgaatctaggttgtgcctttagattgagaaaatgaacaactaaggaataattgtttttatttcttattgACATTCCAAACCCTGGCCTGTTTGGCCTTGAAGTGGAGGAGGACCTGTTGGACTGTATGTTCTTAGTGTTTTCTGAGCACAATGTGTTCTCTCCCAGGTGCGTGTAAGGGCAGATATGACAGACAGGTAGGATTCCAGCTGAGGTGGTTTAATAACCTTGATTCACAAAAAGCAGGAATGGCACAGCACAGAGTATGTGTTAAAGCACAAGGTATGGTTTAAATTGTTTTAACCAagagtgtgtgtggttctgaAAAAAAGGAAATTAAATACAATAGTAACCTCCAATTACATGATCTGTAAAGAATACGGCTACAATAGGTTATGTGCTGCACAGGACAACACGGCTGTGACTTCACTAATGAAAGATCAGATGGGTGCAGCCACACAGCACCATGATCCTCACAcaactgcatatatatatattatatatgcaCGCACCgaaccagtcagaagtttggacacacctactcaagggtttttctgtattttacaattttctacattgtagaataatagtgaagacatcaaaactatgaaataacacagatggaatcatgtagtaaccaaaaaagcattaaacaaatctaaatatgttttatattcttcaaagtagccaccctttgccttgatgacagctttgcacatgcttggcattctctcaaccagcttaacgtGGAATGCTTTagcaacagccttgaaggagttcccacatataatgagcacttgttggctgcttttccttcactctgtggtcttaactcatcccaaaccatctaaatttgattgaggtcggttgattgtggaggccaggtcatctgatgcagcactctatcacttttcttcttggtcaaatagcccttactcagcctggaggtgtgttgggtcattgtcctgttgaaaaaaaaatggTAGTCCCattaagctcaaaccagatgggatggtgtatcgctacagaaggctgtggtagccatgctggttaagtgtgccttgaattctaaataaatcactggcaGTATCActagcaccatcacacctcctcctcaatgcttcacgttgggaaccacaaatgcagagatcatccattcacctgctctgcgtctcacaaagacatggcagttggaaccaaaatctcaaatttggactcatcagaccaaaggacagatttccacctgtctaatgtccattactcgtgtttcttggcccaagcatgtctcttcttattattggtgacctttagtatcaatcaaatgtatttataacgcctacatcagctgatgtcacaaagtgctgtacagaaacccagcctaaaaccccaaacagcaagcaatgcaggtgtagaagcac contains:
- the trim13 gene encoding tripartite motif-containing 13 isoform X1 → MKWLIFSPGKGEVCTATSAMIALHCASQQLNTMELLEEDLTCPICCCLFEDPRVLPCSHSFCKKCLEGILEGNNRGPVWRPPFKCPSCRKETPQNGINSLQINYSLRGIVEKYNKIRVLPRMALCKHHSGQPLNIFCATDLKLICGFCATTDDHKGHTFCALEDAYEQEKSAFEELSQGVESWHSTDILSCLETLEASKKKALQLVSRDAEKVTEYFVKLINALDHKKNEILSDFETLKLVVMQAYDPEINKLSDALEEQKRALSIAESFRNVTDPLCFLEQMQEFREKLRVVRETPLPSRTDMDVGPLVRNFDVKNWDSMKLKDVDKLSVPHESGVYSSTTPHSGGRALGRVLVFFVCLLCALVLLQPDSLTAVSAQISSLGHVYLPVLAGWLELAHGAWQCWGEVVDACVAWWVRF
- the trim13 gene encoding tripartite motif-containing 13 isoform X2, yielding MELLEEDLTCPICCCLFEDPRVLPCSHSFCKKCLEGILEGNNRGPVWRPPFKCPSCRKETPQNGINSLQINYSLRGIVEKYNKIRVLPRMALCKHHSGQPLNIFCATDLKLICGFCATTDDHKGHTFCALEDAYEQEKSAFEELSQGVESWHSTDILSCLETLEASKKKALQLVSRDAEKVTEYFVKLINALDHKKNEILSDFETLKLVVMQAYDPEINKLSDALEEQKRALSIAESFRNVTDPLCFLEQMQEFREKLRVVRETPLPSRTDMDVGPLVRNFDVKNWDSMKLKDVDKLSVPHESGVYSSTTPHSGGRALGRVLVFFVCLLCALVLLQPDSLTAVSAQISSLGHVYLPVLAGWLELAHGAWQCWGEVVDACVAWWVRF